In the genome of Lathyrus oleraceus cultivar Zhongwan6 chromosome 4, CAAS_Psat_ZW6_1.0, whole genome shotgun sequence, the window ATCGTTTTCATTACCAACAAGCTTTTTTCAATTACATGCAAAATTATCAAAATCCTAATCCTCAAAATTCTCAAATCCCACCGGTGCCAACAAACCCCGCCCATATTTCTTCCGTCACCAAACAATCCAAATATGTATCCTATACCTCAAATGAATTCTAATAGTATGAAATTCTCTACTCAAGTTCCACCATTTTCTACTCAAGTCCCACCATTTTCTACTCAAGTTGGTACTGAAAAAGAAGAAAGGGTTGTCGTTAAAAAAAGATCTCGAGAGCAATTTACAAGGGAAGAGGATATACTACTTATCCAATCATGGTTCAATGTTTCAAAGGATCCAATTGTGGGAGTTGATCAAAAGGCTGAGAGTTTTTGGTTAAGAATTGCTGCTAGTTATAACCAATATCGTGGGCAATTGCGGGAAAAGTTAGGGGGACAGTTAAAATGTCGATGGCATAGAATAAATGGCATGGTTCAAAAATTTGTTGGGTGTTACAAAATTGCTCTTAAAGGAAAGAAAAGTGGGACATCCGAGACCGATGTCATGGCAGATGCACATGCTATTTTTGCTCAGGATCAAGGTACAACATTCAATCTTGAGTATGCATGGCGATTGTTAAAAGATGAAGCTAAATGGCGCATCGTCGAAGAATCGATTGGAAGTTCTGCAAAAATAACAAAGACTTATGCTAGTGGGGCATCATCGGAGAACCCAAATACAACTTCAACTTATGAGTTTAACTCATCATCACCAATGGAGCGTCCAATGGGACAAAAAGCAGCAAAAAGGAAGGGTAAGGCATCCGAAATTCCAAATGCAACGCAAGATGCAAAGAATAAAAGAGCAATAACAATGGACAGACTTGCGCAAGCTAAGGAGGACGAGCTAGAATTAAGGGTAGTGCAAATGATAATGAAAGACACTTCTACTATGAACGATAGTCAACGAGATATTCATGAAAAATATTGTAATAAgatgaaaaaaaaaatatggaaTGTAGTTAGTATCACTTATGTAAAATGGTCATTAGTACCACTTTAATTTATCAACACCTATGTAAAATGGTCATTAGTACCACTTTAATTTAAACTAGCCGTTATTCAAACTACCACTTTAATTTAAACTAGTCGTTATTCAAACTAGTCGTTATTCAAACTAGCCGTTGTTCAAACTAGCCGTTATTCAAACTAGCCGTTATTTAAACCATTATATATACTACCACTTATGTCATTGTTCTCTCATTCTCATCTTATTCTTCTCATTTTTCTCTCATTCTTTACTCACTAAATGGATTCAGACAATTCAGATAATTACGATCAAGAATTTTGGGAGTTGATTGAAGAAGAATTTATGGACGacagtgatgaagaagaacaaCTTCAGAATGAACGTCGATCTGGAAGTTCCTCTAGGCCAAAGAGAAGAACAACGGTAGATCGAGGTCGTGAAGAAGGGCACAATCGATTATTCAATGACTACTTCTCGGAAAACCCAGTATACACAGATGTTCAATTCCGAAGAAGGTTCAGAATGCATAGGCATGTATTTCCTCGAATTGTAGATGCCCTTGGAAATCATGATGAATATTTCCAAATGAGGGTCGATGCAACTGGTAAAATGGGTCTTTCACCATTGCAGAAATGTACATCTGCTATTCGTATGCTGGCGTATGGGTCTCCTGCTGACCTTGTAGACGAATATGTTCGAATCGGTGAAAGCACTTCAATTGAGTGCTTAGAAAGATTTGTTAAGGGTGTCAATGTTGTATTTGGCGCTGAGTATTTGAGAAAGCCTAACAACAATGATGTTGAACATCTTTTACAAATGGGAGAGTCACGTGGCTTTCCAGGTATGTTGGGTTCCATCGATTGTATGCATTGGGTATGGAAAAATTGTCCTGTTGCATGGAAAGGACAATTTTGTCGAGGTGATCATGGTAAGCCCACAATCATGCTTGAAGCAGTGGCATCACAAGACTTATGGATTTGGCATGCTTTTTTTGGTATTGCAGGTTCAAACAATGACATTAATGTGCTAAACCAATCCAACGTGTTTAACGATATTTTGGAAGGACGTGCTCCCAATGTGCAATATACAATCAATGGGACACCATATAATATGGGGTATTATTTAGCAGATGGTATATATCCCGAGTGGGCTACATTTGTCAAGACTATTTCAATGTCACAGGgagaaaagaaaaaattatttGCTCAACATCAAGAATCGGCTAGAAAAGATGTGGAGCGagcatttggagtgcttcaatCTCGATTTGCAATTATACGTGGCCCAGCGCGTGCCTGGCACATGGACACTCTCAAGCATACCATATATGCCTGCATCATATTGCACAACATGATTGTGGAAGATGAACGACGTACATATGGAGGTAATTTTGATTACTCTTATGATAATGTGGATATCAATAACTCAACAACTGAAACATTTAGCAGTCCTCATCCGAATCTTGCAACAAGACTACAAAGAAGAGCAAGTATTCAAGAAAAACAAGTTCATCGTAAACTTCAAGGAGATCTAGTCGAATATATTTGGGAACGTTTTGGacatgaagatgatgaaatttaAGTTTGATTAATTATGtgatgttatttatttttattatttttaattatatatcATGTATTTGAGATTAATTTTAATTATCATTTTAAATTATAagtttaatttaatttaatttaattttatatcaaatttaatttaaaatactaaaattattattttaattaatataaaatttaatatgaataaaatattaatatataaaataaaattatgaGATCCAATCTGAGTTCTTCAGAGTTGCACCATTGGAGTGAAAAAGTAGTTGAGTTACTTGAAGCTGACGTGGCTTAATAGGTCCCACAAAGAACCCAAAAATGGGTTCACGGTTGAAGATGCTCTAACTACTTTGGGCAATTGTCCAAAGTGCCCAAAACAGCCTCAACAATTTTCTAACTAATTTTCAACTTCTAGTTATCCCTCACCTAGTTATCCCTCACCTAGTATATATAAATATTCATCATTCACTCACTAGGTTTTTTCACTTTTTGATTACTCTCATTCTTCATTTTCTCTCAAGTTTTGACTATCCATTCTCCATTTTCAACCTTCCCTCGAGCTCAAATCCATGGTTgttgaagcttcacattgaaaCTTCAATCAACTTGAGCATAAACCTCCACCACACTTCATCTCATAGTTCTTCCTGATTCAAGCCCAAAaaaaaatcatcaacaacaagAAAACAAATTGAAGAAAAGAAAGGGGACGAAGAAGAGATAAAGAGGGATCAAATCGGAAGAATTAACAAGTGAATGCAAATAATAGCTTACCGGATTGAATTTGCGCCGCCATTGAAGAACCATCGGAGGGTCTCCGATCGATAAGCCTCAATCTCTATTTATCACTCCATGAATGATTGCTTGCTTGCTTGTTTGAGTTATCTTTGCATGCTTATTTTCTTTGCTTTTCATCTTGAATGAACGATTGCCGTGAAAATCCAAACCTTGCCATGAACAAAAACAATAGAAAATTTAGCATCTTGTCAATGCCAAAACTTGACCTCTTTCATCACTAATTTCAACCTTCATCATTAATTCACCATATACCGCAAGAAATGCCGCCAAGAATAATTACCGCAACCCTTTTCAATAACAAATCTAAACCCAATTAAAAGTCATAGATCTAAAAAAGTGAGAAATAGAATCCCAAAACAGAACCAAACAAGGCAAAAAGACAAGAAACTTGGTTCAAGCATTATAccaaacacttggtgtgcatcTGCGAAACATCAAAAACATTAACCAAATCGCAATGGATATAGAAGCTCCAATCTGGAATAAAAACAAATAACAACACTACAAATCAAAACAAAAGAGAAGGAGAAGAATTCGAAGCTGAAACATGAAAAGTTATGCACCAAATGCGTCGTCGAACATGAACGAATTAGGAACCGTAAACTTCGAACCAAAATGCAGTTGCTTACTGGAAATGAAACGAATTCTGAGGTGATACCATAAGAGCTGAACCGAAACCAGCAATTTCGAACTGAACCGATTTTGAACCGTAACCATGAACCAAATATGAACACGAGTTAAAACCGAAACTGATTGAGAAATCACGAGTAGATTTAAATGTTGTTGTTGCATAAGAGACTCATAAGAAGCACGTTTGAAAAAGCACTTATCCTAAAAATCGCGTTTGGGACTGATGACGGTTGGAAGTTATTTTGCTTATTCTCGTTTTTGCTATGTGTTTCACGTTCTGTTCCAAACTCTAGTGTTCACGTTGCAACACAAAATTTGTAATTTCATTTTTCTATATTACTTTATTTCTTATTCTATTTTATTATTACATTTTCAATTATGATTATATTATTATTACATTTCTAATATATATGATTATGCTTTAGTCTTACCTTAAAAAGATATATATACGTTAGTTAGAAAATAGTACATTAATTTTAGTCTACGATGATGTAATTATATAATTAGAAAGATATAAATGTTCAGTAGCCTTAATTTTAGAACCCATAACTATTGattttatttagaaaaaataTATACATAGCAATTGTTTTAGTAGCAACCTTAGAAAATATATGTAGCAATGgttttaggattagtttagaAAGTATACATAACGATAGTTTTTAGTTACTTagttaaaaataataataatgcaCCAGTACTTGTAGTTAGATAATATTTTAGTcttagtaaacaaaataataatcTACTAGCTTAGTTAAATTGATATCATTATTTTAGTTTAAAAGTTTCAATTCAGTAGCTCGTAGTTATAATACAGTAGGCTAATATTTagctttttaaaaaaaaaatactttaCCTAGAAAATAATAGGTAATACATTTAGTTTAGAAATAATCTCTAGTTAGAAAATATCCATTAGTTTACTTAGTAAAGATTTAAAAATATTAGCTTAACAAATATGTACATTACTTATCTAGTTAAAAATACACATCAAAATGTATAACTTATGTTAGGGTAGATTTTTAGACTCTAATTAAATTTAGTCTTAttagattttcctttaatttcatTAATGACAAATTGAACAAATAATCACATGTGTTTAATATATCTTTGCATGATCCCTTAAGATAGTatctaacaattactaactttgATTAGATCTAAACCTAGttcccaaaataaaataaaatccaTGATTAGATcgatcaaaagcaattttgattgattaaattctttgaacttgtataatcccatAGTCTAAATCGAGTGACCAAAAGACCtttggtcacttaataagacttttcttccaaactgtggagctcaaggcctcaagacaagatctttaatcaaggcatcctcagtcataccaagcagcggattatacaagataaatcaaaggttaacacttggtaaatacgattcaaattgtacgaaatgagccttaagtaatgaggaatgatgagatggagtCTCTCCTgtccttgtctagagcgactttgcaTATGGGacgtatgccccaaatattcaaagcgtttGTCCTTATTCATAGACTTGAGTACAATACGAATTgattaaactaccaagtcttcttcacaCAATATCAACAATAACACAAGGATCAACAACGAAGATTCTTCACCAACAACTTGTTAGTCAAGAGAAGTATCATGCGCTTCGAGTcttaagtaatagggaatgaCGAGACGGAGTCTCTCCCATCCTcgtctagagtgactttgcgtaTGGGGAGTATGCCCCAAATACTCAAAgtgttcgcccttattcatagactttagtgtgattcctATCAATCGACTGTCAAGTCTCTTATCACTTCATTCTCTCTCAATCGTTTCAATTCATTCTATCATTCATCTCTTCTTgcctccaatcaatttcttttcagccttaataggctgaactacgaaagctctgattttctcattgcactatgagggtacgtaggcaggagaacccgTTTTCTTtgcgagctaccctatttatcaatcaataATTATTCATCCATTCAATctataccatctttttgagatcaatcatacttctccttggaccccttgtccatccttttaggacgtcTTGATGATAGTCAATCTcttcaatcgagagttgtttgggcaaacaacctcaaacacttaattcagtctttgtTTTCGGCTTTACCTTATAGTGTCGGCCTGCTAGTCCGCGTATTGGTAATTGCCTACtttgctcttcgattaagagtatatccttctcttggatccaagatactatctgcaagaccccaattttgtccctaagatccctcatggcatcatatcatatcattgcctcaaggatcattgtgtaccttgcctccttccctatgggtgggttatcttttgagagtggtttcttgatcaccaaacatgttttgcatttgtatatcattgcttttcatttgtttactaaccaaaagtacaaaaaatatgtcatctaaccttgttacttgcagatgaagcaattacaggtcaaagcagtcactgagctatagatggtggccattcttgagaatttgggcaccatgatcattaatcaagagttcatatgaaccatgatatcattttgaatcaagatctcaagtggtagaggcttgaattttatctgagcatagccaggtcaactgaaaccctagaaaagtcaactgccagtcaactgttggatttggaggtgggaagtgatgggaaatacttcattcatgttcaaacaagtctcatttgacacttcaaacatcaacaatgaagaatttgaggtcagatgaaaactttccaaaaatagtaagtgacctgtaattcaaaattgccaaaaatggaaaggtcttctcctcaagattacatcatcaagaatgcttcaaatgaaattttgtccaacatgaaagttgaatatcttgctctcacctttccaaaaagtccaagaacatgaatttctcatgtgtggttaagaaattgtggatcaatcattgtcaagtgattttgagcttcaagcttgcataactttcacaccaaaaggccaaatggaatggttctttttggaacatttctctcttgatatGCACTATCCAAATatgcatcacataccatgcattTCCATTACAAAAATATTGGCATCTTcacttgaatttcatttgaattttggagggaaagtggtcatttgaaaaatatgcattgttttcatTTTCTACCAATTGCCTTTGCCTCCAAACAGCATTTGAAACTCATTCCAAGTGAAACTCGGgtactgttccattgccatgcaCATGTAAGGGTGATTTTGCCAATTtgcatcaacaccttcatttcACTAATCCTTGGTTTTTTGGCTAATTAGGATTAAGAGCTTCATTAGTACACCATATATAAAGCTAATCCTAATAGAAAATCATAACCACAATTCACAAAACTCAGATCTAtaatttttctctcaaatttttctctcattttcttcaAATCAAAGCACAAATTCTTGCTTAATTATTCATCTAACATCATCACTGAGCAACATTCAAGCTAGAACTAGGTGATTTCGTGCAAAATTGAAGTAGCTTGGAGCAAGAACACAACAATGGTGAATTGCAAAATCTGTTGATTCGTGACCAATTGAGCATCAAGAACTCCTCCAATCCACTCCATAAGCTTGCAAGAGGAAGATCCAAGCACTACAAGGCCAGGAACTCTTGAATTcgaaagctgctcttcaagaggtgttGAAATCAATCCTCTCTATTCTTAAATTCATTATGTGATATTTGTAGAGCTTGCTTGTGTGATGTTTCTGAGCTAAAAATTTCTTGATTCCGTGCATTATTCATGAAGTTTCGTGGATTTAAAGTTTCATGTCAAAACTTACTTTGCTCGATCCATGCGTATGATGTTGATTTTGGATAAAAGGCATGTTGATTCGTGTTGTGTGATGTCAGATCTTCATGAATATGTGTTTAGttttgatttctggaaaatttgatCATCACGTGTTCATGTTCATTGCTGCGTTTTTTCTGGAAATTTGGAGAAGATGATTCAGGCGTTTTGGCCATGGTTTTGCACTGGTTTTACGCAACGTTGTTCTGTTTCCTTTGTTCGCTGAAAACTGTTGCCATATCGTACTAGGGTTTGCATGTGCGCGCCATGAGTGCTTGCTGATTGGCTGGAGCGCTTCTTTAGTCAAAACGCACCGTTTTGCGGATGGCGCCATTTCCATTTTCAAATTCTATTTCATATAATTCCATTAAATCAATTCctaattcaatttttatttcatttttttgcaatctttgaaaattcataactaattcaattttaatccaatttgcATGGGAATTTTTGCTATGATCTCCTTTTTCTCTCTATTTTTTTATCAGCATGAAAATAAAAGTTGCGCCTGGCCTGGATTTAATTTTGTCTAGTGTTTTTGTATGTGTGTACATTTTGAACattgcttgccattttctttgtgaaataatgatggttgatccaatgaatgtgaaaattgacatgcttaaactagacatcccaattgacattttggcattgagtttgcaatttttgcatttttggttgttgagatatgatctgtttaatgtaggtgtgacaatgtatgtcacaccattgcttgctcaatttgttgattttctttaccatgccaaataaatgccaaataacctgattttttgcatgatgtttcttctggatgttaggattgatcatgaatttttgtggaattgttgGATCCATTcctgatttgtttgagatttttctttctggattgccatGTTTGAACgtttgatgagtgttgaacttcaatgatttgggaaatgctcatgctgtatcatatggatgtgaaattttacacatgttttctagacacattgaagtttacTGTGGCTTTGatttgagtcatttatcatttgtcatctctgttttaggattgccttaagttgatgtatcaatttgtgcctccattgagcttgtttgtgcttaccttgacttgatgaatttgatttccatgcttatacttgtccaaatgccatgatttttggtgtgctgatcatttgatgtgttctatttatccatgatttttcttggaatttattgagtcattttggaattaatatgcttgtgttcattctgttgcttcaatgtgattccaacttgcatgccttgccttatttgatttgtgaaatgaatttggttgatgctattgacatgagaccttcTGGATTATAttcttgattgattaatcttgattcttgtcaattttcatgttctgttttggattatttctccttctttgaccctaggccttgtcctagtggtttgcttctcattgtttgagcttgttttcaggttaagaagtacatggccatgaggagattaattcacattgcttgagttggtttatttgattgatattgactgaccttgacttgttttgtaggttgcctttagctcatttgagttgagcttgtgccttgcacattgtagccttgcttgtttgattgtgtattgtctgttgactgttggattatctgtttaactttttgagttgtatactgattgagttggattgttttcaggtacattagttgcttaagttcattttgaacttgcttttgcttggttgcttaaccccttaggtataatttctcttcttcatgtagtctggaagacctggcctgttatgtggtcaggcacctgtctgaagtcctccttaagaggcaatgcttgtgattgtttactttttgtccccaagcaggaaaagtcttttgataaggcaattggtagataaaagagatgtgtagtccatctcctactattcagtgtgtcatccctttgctcacattacatgttgatgcattgtggatcttaacccaagatctatagagtcattcacttgtggagagagttccaactttctgaactcccacaccttctgatatttaaagctctccctgaccagggataagagctatgaggcacacccctcatatcctttcatctgcttcaccttaactctcaatgttaaggttaagagcaccacttaccccattccagttgactttaaagtctaacccttgcttgagcctaattgcttgtatatagtgtgtgctaactgaatcattgattgcttattggttcatctgtacatgtttgcttgtttgcctttgtgcatctatcatcattaattgttcattattgcacgatcatcatttcatatctttgtgacacatctttgtttgtccattgaggaatcaactgtaagtccattcattggccattgttcctatgatttggaagggattaagtgtaagaccattttattggccacttatgtcctctttgtttagtgcttttgtttgtttgttgtatgtgaggattcaattgtaagtccatgttgttggcatttgtattcctatgatcatcctttggagattagagtaagtccagatagattggcatctgatatccatgttttgttttgtttgggagattggagtaagcccatatattggcatctggtatccttgtttgtttggttctttggagattggtataagtccagttgattggcatccggtatccacccttttgttttgttttgctttaggagattggaataagtccatttattggcatctgatatccctgtttgttttaggagactggtgtaaatccattgattggtatccggtatccacctttgtttgtgagattggtgtaagtccaacaattggcatccggtatcatttgttttgcttatttgttattgctcatttgcctgttcctaaggacacacttgaatcatcttctatatgatttcaagaggtgaacatctgagaagttttacactccctcgCCCTCCATCCTTTTGTTTCCaaaaactcccttttcacattgttaattcaaaactttgagctattgtgcaaacatcttcatgtcttttcaaattagaaacctggaccctaagtccttgacttttcaaactccatttcataacacttctttgaattgaatcctaatcatactttgaccatactttgtgaatactcataatcaattaacttcaccattcaattgttttggtggctttgtccattgttgatatgttttcatacattagccataggtttcaattctcatagtggttgatgtaaatctcaccacatccttagtgagttgattgtaagtcttccatacttattatagggttaacccctcactagtatgttgaagccatcctcgcatggtggattgttggtcttggttgagttttctcccgttgataatgaaaagccttagtgctcttgttttaaaatgaacccactcattttggaaatcttttagccgaactacggcgttttgatccttacctttcatggaaggtacgtaggcaacgggttcatccgttcaaacacaaaaataaccaacttgtatattcttttctcatcttcccaatcatgtttgcacaatatgtcataaacaaataaacttttttatacaacaagtgtgaaaagggctccctaggagtacctaggacgttttgggtgcctaacaccttcccattgcgtaatttacaccttacccagattctccgatcttttcattagttttctatgtgtaaaacttcttaggcttttgttcgctttttagccattccttaggataaataaaagtgcggtggcgactcgatttctttgtatgctttgcttttgatttagtcaataaatcataaagtgacgaatacaccgctacactatCCTGATTTGATCTCGAATTGTTGATTCCCCAACAAGTGATACCCTACTCCTTGCATTGCATTTATACCTTGACTTagtgtttgtcttgtgagtccaTGTTGCTTAGACAAACATATCTCTCTTTCTActctcgtagttccgaactacgattgctctgactttctcattgcacaatgagaatacgtaggcacgaggatgcaaatccttggcgagcatacttctaattattcctcctccgtcttagggcatcattcatatctttcacgattcattatctaccttcgatcataaatcgttcacccagtgacatactgtctctttgacatcgaaatacaccttctttggaattccatatacatccttttaggacacctGATATAGTCCGCATTTCTACCTAAAGTTGTTTGGCCAaacaaccccaaacacttaattccttcttttttagccaaaaccctacagtggcggcctgctagtccacgtatcggttaacgttgtttccctctatggtagaaatcccatttctcttatggattccaacACACTTTCACCTTTAgatttcaaacaatacttattcagtcacttgttaccaagTTCCTTTATTCGGTGACTTCGGCCACTTCACTCCATCCATCTCCATGatacattcatattctaccttctttcactccatgtgatatacatattctttgagccaaatacactacttctttgtgctccttcttgcgtCACCTTATGAACCACGAGATGTTTGGGACTGTGCCCAAACACCTATTTCTTCGTCTTTTCGGCTTTATcttatagtggcggcctgctagtccatgtattggtaatagccaccttactcttgggttcatcttttcaccctttttggagttcaaacaacattatcctttggCTTATACCATACTTctatcacacttcttttcatttcctgcctctagttccttgaactacgaagctccgaattcctcattgcactatgaggatacgtaggcatgagggccccaatcctcaccgagcactttatctatttcttttccttttccattcttttgcgagtaatctttaattaacacccattcgagcgagaacaatcaaaatggttcccatggagtaccatggat includes:
- the LOC127135970 gene encoding uncharacterized protein LOC127135970; the protein is MDSDNSDNYDQEFWELIEEEFMDDSDEEEQLQNERRSGSSSRPKRRTTVDRGREEGHNRLFNDYFSENPVYTDVQFRRRFRMHRHVFPRIVDALGNHDEYFQMRVDATGKMGLSPLQKCTSAIRMLAYGSPADLVDEYVRIGESTSIECLERFVKGVNVVFGAEYLRKPNNNDVEHLLQMGESRGFPGMLGSIDCMHWVWKNCPVAWKGQFCRGDHGKPTIMLEAVASQDLWIWHAFFGIAGSNNDINVLNQSNVFNDILEGRAPNVQYTINGTPYNMGYYLADGIYPEWATFVKTISMSQGEKKKLFAQHQESARKDVERAFGVLQSRFAIIRGPARAWHMDTLKHTIYACIILHNMIVEDERRTYGGNFDYSYDNVDINNSTTETFSSPHPNLATRLQRRASIQEKQVHRKLQGDLVEYIWERFGHEDDEI